A region of the Denitrificimonas caeni genome:
GACTCAGCAGTCATGCTGCATCTAGCGCGCAAAGCCTTTTATCCCGGCAAACTGCCATTTCCAGTGATGCACGTGGACACCCGCTGGAAATTCCAAGAGATGTACAGCTTCCGTGAAAAAATGGTCACCGAGTTTGAGTTAAATCTGCTGACCCACACCAACCCAGACGGCATAGAGCAAGACATCAACCCCTTTGTGCACGGCAGCGCCAAGCACACCGACATCATGAAAACCGAAGGTCTAAAGCAAGCCCTCGACAAGCATGGTTTTGATGCCGCCTTTGGTGGTGCGCGCCGCGATGAAGAAAAGTCCCGTGCTAAAGAGCGTGTGTATTCTTTCCGCGATAGCAAACACCGCTGGGATCCAAAAAATCAGCGTCCAGAGTTGTGGAATATCTACAACGGCAAGGTGAACAAAGGCGAATCCATCCGCGTGTTTCCGCTGTCGAACTGGACTGAACTGGATATTTGGCAATACATCTACTTGGAAGGCATTCCCATTGTGCCGCTGTATTTCGCTGCAGAGCGCGAGGTGATTGAGCGTGATGGTACGTTAATTATGATCGATGATGAGCGCATTCTTGAGCACCTCAGCGCTGAAGAAAAGTCGCGCATCCAGAAGAAAATGGTGCGTTTCCGTACCCTCGGCTGCTACCCGCTGACCGGTGCAGTGGAATCCACAGCGACCACACTGCCAGAGATCATCCAAGAGATGCTGCTCACCCGCACTTCAGAACGCCAAGGCCGTGTCATCGATCACGATGGTGCCGGCTCAATGGAAGAAAAGAAACGTCAAGGCTACTTTTAAGGAATCCGCATCATGAGTCATCAATCTGAACTAATCAGCCAGGATATCCTTGCCTATCTGGCTCAGCACGAACGCAAAGAACTGCTACGTTTCTTAACCTGCGGTAACGTCGACGACGGCAAAAGTACCTTAATTGGTCGCCTGCTGCACGACTCGAAAATGATTTACGAAGACCATCTAGAAGCCATCACCCGCGACTCGAAAAAAGTCGGCACCACCGGTGAAGAGGTTGATTTAGCGCTGCTGGTCGATGGCCTGCAAGCAGAGCGCGAGCAAGGCATCACCATTGATGTGGCCTACCGCTATTTCAGCACCACTAAGCGCAAGTTTATCATTGCCGATACCCCAGGCCACGAGCAGTACACGCGCAATATGGCCACCGGCGCTTCGACTTGTGATCTGGCGATTATTTTGGTCGATGCCCGCCACGGCGTGGAAAACCAAACCCGCCGCCACAGCTATATTGCGTCGCTGTTGGGTATTCGTCACTTAGTGGTGGCCATTAATAAAATGGACCTCAAAGACTACGACGAGCAGGTCTATAACGAGATTAAAGACGATTACCTCGCCTTTGCTAAGCAAATTAATCTGGATACCTCGTCCCTGCATTTTGTCCCCATGTCGGCGCTGAAAGGCGATAACGTGGTCAATCGCAGTGCACACACGCCTTGGTATGCGGGGCAAACCTTGATGGAGATTTTGGAAAGCGTCGATGTCAGCGGTGATCTTAACCATCGCGATATGCGTTTTCCGGTGCAGTATGTCAATCGACCGAACCTGAATTTCCGTGGCTTTGCCGGCACTTTAGCCTCGGGTTCGCTGCGTAAAGGCGATGCCATTACCGTGCTGCCATCCGGGCGCAGCAGTCAGGTCAAATCCATTGTCACCTTTGATGGCGAACTGGAACAGGCGATTGCCGGCCAAGCCATTACCCTAACCCTAGAAGATGAAATTGATATTTCCCGCGGCGATTTAATCGTTAGCGCGCAAGATACCCTGTGCAGCAGTGACCATTTTGACGCCATGTTGGTGTGGCTCGGCGAAGAGCCGCTGCTGCCCGGCAAACGTTATGATTTCAAACGTGCCACCAGCTATATTCCGGGCAACGTCTCGGCCATTGAGCACCAAGTGGATGTGAATACGCTGGCACACAATAGCGCCAGCAGCTTGCAGCTCAATGAAGTGGGCCGCGTTAAAATCAGCCTCGATGCGCCGCTCGCACTGGATGATTACCAAGCCAACCGCACCACCGGTGCTTTTATTGTGATTGATCGCCTGACCAACATCACTGTGGGCGCTGGGATGATTATTGCCCCTGATAGCGCCTCGGGCGGTAAGCGAGTGATTGCGAAAAGCCGTGTCAGCCGTGACGAGCGCACTTTGCGTCTGGGTCAGCAAGCGGTCACGGTATTGTTCAGTGGTTTATCTGGCGCGGGGAAAAGCACGCTGGCTTATGCGGTTGAGCGCAAGCTGTTTGATACCGGCCGCGCGGTGTATGTCTTAGATGGGCAAAACTTGCGTCACGATATCAATAAAGGTTTGCCGCTGAATCGTGCGGGACGCGCGGAAAACTGGCGTCGCGCGGCACAGGTGGCGCGTCAATTTAACGAAGCGGGCTTAATCACTCTGGCAGCTTTTGTTGCCCCAGATGCGGAAGGGCGTGAGCAAGCTCGAAGCTCGATCGGTAAAGAGCGCTTAATCACCGTGTATGTGCAAGCCTCACCGCAAGTCTGTCAAGAGCGTGACCCACAAGGTCTATATGCCGCGGGCGAAGACAATATTCCTGGTGAGTCCTTCCCCTACGATGTGCCGCAGGATGCGGATTTAACCAT
Encoded here:
- the cysD gene encoding sulfate adenylyltransferase subunit CysD → MADTLTHLKQLEAESIHIIREVAAEFDNPVMLYSIGKDSAVMLHLARKAFYPGKLPFPVMHVDTRWKFQEMYSFREKMVTEFELNLLTHTNPDGIEQDINPFVHGSAKHTDIMKTEGLKQALDKHGFDAAFGGARRDEEKSRAKERVYSFRDSKHRWDPKNQRPELWNIYNGKVNKGESIRVFPLSNWTELDIWQYIYLEGIPIVPLYFAAEREVIERDGTLIMIDDERILEHLSAEEKSRIQKKMVRFRTLGCYPLTGAVESTATTLPEIIQEMLLTRTSERQGRVIDHDGAGSMEEKKRQGYF
- the cysN gene encoding sulfate adenylyltransferase subunit CysN, producing the protein MSHQSELISQDILAYLAQHERKELLRFLTCGNVDDGKSTLIGRLLHDSKMIYEDHLEAITRDSKKVGTTGEEVDLALLVDGLQAEREQGITIDVAYRYFSTTKRKFIIADTPGHEQYTRNMATGASTCDLAIILVDARHGVENQTRRHSYIASLLGIRHLVVAINKMDLKDYDEQVYNEIKDDYLAFAKQINLDTSSLHFVPMSALKGDNVVNRSAHTPWYAGQTLMEILESVDVSGDLNHRDMRFPVQYVNRPNLNFRGFAGTLASGSLRKGDAITVLPSGRSSQVKSIVTFDGELEQAIAGQAITLTLEDEIDISRGDLIVSAQDTLCSSDHFDAMLVWLGEEPLLPGKRYDFKRATSYIPGNVSAIEHQVDVNTLAHNSASSLQLNEVGRVKISLDAPLALDDYQANRTTGAFIVIDRLTNITVGAGMIIAPDSASGGKRVIAKSRVSRDERTLRLGQQAVTVLFSGLSGAGKSTLAYAVERKLFDTGRAVYVLDGQNLRHDINKGLPLNRAGRAENWRRAAQVARQFNEAGLITLAAFVAPDAEGREQARSSIGKERLITVYVQASPQVCQERDPQGLYAAGEDNIPGESFPYDVPQDADLTINTQISTVEEGVQQVLQLLREREFI